In Microbacterium pumilum, the following proteins share a genomic window:
- a CDS encoding cupin domain-containing protein, translated as MQTVEHESFGSPTEIREFPHGHAEILNVGDATIGRLVLEPGWRWSNDVKPIAGTESCLAPHFQYHVQGRLGIRMDDGEEFIAGPGDVTSLPEGHDAWVVGDEQVIVVDWFGATDWAKEPAGNVAAHA; from the coding sequence ATGCAGACAGTGGAGCACGAGAGCTTCGGCTCTCCGACGGAGATTCGCGAGTTCCCGCACGGGCACGCAGAGATCCTGAACGTCGGAGACGCCACGATCGGCCGCCTGGTGCTCGAACCGGGGTGGCGATGGTCGAATGACGTCAAACCGATCGCCGGCACGGAGTCGTGCCTGGCGCCGCACTTCCAGTACCACGTGCAAGGGCGGCTCGGCATCCGCATGGACGACGGTGAAGAGTTCATCGCCGGTCCCGGCGATGTCACGAGCCTGCCCGAGGGCCACGACGCCTGGGTGGTGGGCGACGAGCAGGTGATCGTCGTCGACTGGTTCGGCGCAACCGACTGGGCGAAAGAGCCGGCAGGCAACGTCGCCGCGCACGCCTGA
- a CDS encoding TetR/AcrR family transcriptional regulator: MVTTATPDTATPDTATRILDVAEELVQTRGLNAMSYADVSARVGITNASLHYHFPAKADLAVGLVDRYSGRFFAALDEIERTRPDVADRLRAYVDIYGAVLARGRMCLCGMLASDFETLPAAVQKRVSEFFERSYTWLEHVIDRGVAEGRLPAPASSRATAEALVAGLEGAMLVSRPAAGTERFAAIADALLAAVGVPARV, translated from the coding sequence ATGGTCACCACCGCGACCCCCGACACCGCAACCCCTGACACCGCGACCCGCATCCTCGACGTGGCAGAAGAGCTCGTGCAGACGCGAGGGCTGAACGCGATGAGCTACGCCGACGTGTCAGCGCGCGTCGGCATCACGAATGCATCGCTGCACTATCACTTCCCCGCGAAGGCCGACCTGGCCGTCGGCCTGGTGGATCGCTACTCCGGGCGGTTCTTCGCGGCGCTCGACGAGATCGAGCGCACCAGACCGGATGTCGCGGACCGGCTTCGCGCCTATGTCGACATCTACGGCGCAGTGCTCGCGCGAGGACGCATGTGCTTGTGCGGCATGCTCGCCTCGGACTTCGAGACGCTCCCGGCTGCCGTGCAGAAGCGCGTGTCGGAGTTCTTCGAGCGGAGCTACACGTGGCTCGAGCACGTCATCGACCGCGGCGTCGCCGAGGGCCGCTTGCCGGCGCCCGCCTCGTCGCGCGCAACCGCCGAGGCCCTCGTCGCGGGCCTCGAAGGGGCGATGCTCGTCTCACGACCCGCAGCGGGCACCGAGCGTTTCGCGGCGATCGCCGACGCTCTGCTCGCGGCGGTGGGGGTTCCGGCGCGGGTCTGA
- a CDS encoding helix-turn-helix domain-containing protein: protein MITRHREPEPRCQVVRTLDIVGEKWALLIVRDALRGRTRFSEFRESLGAPTDILAARLASLVESGILEKRSYREAGSRERASYHLTEAGQGLRVVIAAMLEWNDRFDPAPTGPGSMVVDPSDGTALHLAFRGDDDRVVAPDEVAIVPGSGGTWSLAVAEPTAGR from the coding sequence GTGATCACGCGCCATCGAGAACCCGAACCGCGATGCCAGGTGGTCCGCACCCTGGACATCGTCGGCGAGAAGTGGGCGCTGCTGATCGTGCGAGACGCCCTGCGCGGCCGCACCCGATTCTCGGAGTTCCGCGAGTCGCTGGGCGCCCCGACCGACATCCTCGCTGCGCGACTCGCATCGCTGGTCGAGTCGGGCATCCTCGAGAAGCGCTCTTACCGCGAGGCGGGAAGCCGCGAGCGCGCGAGCTACCACCTGACCGAAGCGGGGCAGGGTCTCCGCGTCGTCATCGCCGCCATGCTCGAATGGAATGATCGCTTCGACCCGGCGCCCACCGGTCCGGGGTCGATGGTCGTCGACCCGAGTGACGGAACTGCCCTGCATCTGGCGTTCCGCGGTGACGACGACCGCGTCGTCGCCCCGGATGAGGTCGCCATCGTGCCGGGCTCCGGCGGCACCTGGTCGCTCGCGGTCGCTGAGCCCACAGCCGGTCGCTGA
- a CDS encoding MFS transporter, whose product MTRLSEPAPVRTPTTRRPPMGSRGTFWSAAAVLALCLWSSGAPSVLYPLYSRQWGLTPAITTAVFATYPLALIVTLVLFGGISDVVGRRRAMMIGVALIAASALVFATASGVGYLFVGRVLQGVGTGLALSAASAALVEHNVSANPRFASSLATVSTSTGLTLALVVSGILAQLAPLPLVWSYVVLFGLGAAALVALWATPDDRPLSAVSWRPQPLRVPTGIRRVFVLATISVSIAYCVGAIFLSLGALMVRQFAHTTDMIVIGVLLGLSSTAIGVTALLLSRVPAHVAVWVGATLSLVGLGIMAAVAATGSIPLFLVWCLVGGVAYAFAFTGGLGLINRAAPAHHRGATLSLLYLFAYLLQALTAIGAGALATAWGLGPAVDIMAPVLGILCVAALALAAVDAVVVRRVARVA is encoded by the coding sequence ATGACGCGCCTCAGCGAACCCGCTCCTGTTCGAACCCCGACTACGCGTCGCCCTCCGATGGGCTCGCGCGGCACGTTCTGGTCGGCCGCTGCGGTGCTGGCGCTGTGTCTGTGGTCCAGCGGTGCGCCGAGCGTGCTGTATCCGCTCTACTCCCGGCAGTGGGGCCTCACTCCCGCGATCACGACGGCCGTCTTCGCGACGTATCCTCTCGCGCTGATCGTCACGCTCGTGCTGTTCGGCGGGATCTCGGATGTCGTCGGCCGCCGCCGCGCGATGATGATCGGCGTCGCGCTCATCGCGGCATCCGCGCTCGTGTTCGCCACGGCATCGGGAGTCGGCTACCTCTTCGTGGGACGCGTGCTCCAGGGCGTCGGCACGGGACTCGCGCTGAGCGCCGCGAGCGCCGCGCTGGTCGAGCACAACGTCTCGGCGAACCCCCGATTCGCCAGCTCGCTCGCCACGGTTTCGACGTCGACCGGACTGACCCTCGCGCTCGTCGTCTCGGGCATCCTCGCCCAGCTCGCGCCGCTGCCGTTGGTGTGGAGCTATGTCGTGCTGTTCGGGCTCGGTGCCGCCGCGCTGGTGGCGCTGTGGGCGACGCCCGACGACCGCCCACTCAGTGCCGTGTCGTGGCGGCCGCAGCCGCTGCGGGTGCCCACCGGCATCCGGCGCGTCTTCGTCCTCGCCACCATCTCGGTGTCGATCGCCTACTGCGTCGGTGCGATCTTCCTCTCGCTCGGCGCGCTGATGGTGCGCCAGTTCGCCCACACCACCGACATGATCGTGATCGGCGTGTTGCTGGGTCTGTCGTCCACGGCGATCGGCGTGACGGCACTGCTGCTCTCGCGGGTCCCGGCGCACGTCGCGGTCTGGGTCGGAGCGACCCTCTCGCTGGTCGGCCTCGGGATCATGGCCGCGGTCGCCGCAACGGGCTCGATCCCCCTGTTCCTGGTGTGGTGCCTGGTCGGCGGAGTCGCCTACGCGTTCGCCTTCACCGGCGGCCTTGGGCTGATCAACCGCGCCGCCCCGGCACACCATCGCGGCGCGACGCTCTCGCTGCTCTACCTCTTCGCCTACCTGCTGCAGGCGCTCACCGCGATCGGGGCGGGCGCCTTGGCGACCGCGTGGGGACTCGGCCCGGCCGTCGACATCATGGCGCCGGTGCTCGGCATCCTGTGTGTGGCGGCGTTGGCCCTCGCGGCCGTCGATGCGGTCGTCGTGCGCCGCGTCGCCCGCGTCGCCTGA
- a CDS encoding TetR/AcrR family transcriptional regulator, whose protein sequence is MNEHRAGPVRSAAAREAILAATAKMFQAQGYEQLTIEGIAKEAGVGKQTIYRWWKSRGALIAECLTDGRLFPVDLVAKNSGDVIADIEEWVSGVIGILVSHNGESLLRSLVAAAAEDADVGDHLTLGMGVEDRLSERMRIGIADGQLPPDAPVTELAQAIIGALVIQVLTRANEYEGPMRQLIRFILAPRFA, encoded by the coding sequence GTGAACGAGCACCGTGCCGGCCCGGTTCGAAGCGCCGCAGCCCGCGAAGCGATACTCGCGGCCACCGCGAAGATGTTCCAAGCGCAGGGTTACGAGCAACTCACGATCGAGGGGATCGCCAAGGAAGCCGGCGTCGGCAAGCAGACCATTTACCGGTGGTGGAAGTCGCGGGGAGCCCTGATCGCGGAGTGCCTGACGGACGGACGGCTCTTTCCCGTCGATCTGGTGGCGAAGAACTCCGGAGATGTCATCGCCGACATCGAGGAATGGGTGTCCGGTGTGATCGGCATCCTGGTCTCGCACAACGGCGAGTCACTGCTTCGCTCGCTCGTCGCCGCGGCCGCAGAGGACGCGGATGTCGGCGACCACCTGACGCTGGGCATGGGGGTCGAAGACCGGCTCTCTGAACGCATGCGGATCGGGATCGCGGACGGTCAGCTCCCTCCGGATGCCCCCGTCACGGAGCTGGCCCAGGCCATCATCGGCGCCCTGGTCATCCAAGTGCTCACGAGGGCGAACGAGTACGAGGGCCCGATGCGGCAGCTGATCCGCTTCATCCTGGCGCCCCGGTTCGCCTGA
- a CDS encoding MMPL family transporter: MAALLYRLGSVAARRVWQVIVAWVLILGFSIGAFLAFGGSLADNFDIPGTASGAVVDELTDKLPDSAGMTASVVYQTTDGSAFTDEQKQAISDVAASAEDLDDVATVLDPFDAQQQQDENAQQLADGQKQIDDGGAQLDDGQAQLDAGKAQLDAAQEQLTAARAQAEAAGAGAEQLAALDQQQAQLDAQTAALQEQQDTLDASRAELDDKAVQVEQGTVLLGLADGIGVVSEDGSTAIVNVTFDETRLELPEGAKQSVIDHFEAEPINGVQVYFGTELAQGVPELFGVGEAIGLVFAAIVLIVTLGSLIAASLPIVTALVGVAVGVTSSLAFSGVVNMASVTPVLGVMLGLAVGIDYSLFIVYRHRKQLIRGVPVQESIGLATGTAGTAVVFAGSTVIVALMALNVTGIPFLGLMGTVGAVCVAVAVLVAITLAPAILGLVGTRLLRRKARARIGSERAAHRATKAITPMSTLRAILTVLGAVALLLVIAIPSMSMRLGLPDGSSEPAGSTSYQAFQIIEEEFGAGANGPLLVTATAADPISDDDILATQVEVAQQLADLDDVAAVAPIATSDDNTLLAFQVVPEEGPNSESTERLVQDIRALPPVDDLTIGVAGQAASNIDISQALSDALPIYLVVVVGLSFLIMILVFRSLLVPLIATGGFVLSLFATYGLIVSVFQYGWGASLIGVHSTGPILSFLPVILVGILFGLAMDYQLFLASGMREAFVHGSPAKLAVAQGFRAGRSVVTAAALIMVSVFGGFIFSDSTMIRSIGFGLAFGVLLDAFVVRMLLMPALMHLLGRSAWWLPRWLDHIMPNVDLEGASLERDHPGMQVGGVPHTV, encoded by the coding sequence ATGGCCGCGCTGCTCTACCGCCTGGGTTCCGTCGCCGCGCGCCGGGTATGGCAGGTCATCGTCGCCTGGGTGCTCATCCTGGGCTTTTCGATCGGCGCGTTCCTGGCCTTCGGCGGATCCCTGGCCGACAACTTCGACATCCCCGGCACGGCATCGGGCGCGGTCGTCGACGAGCTCACCGACAAGCTGCCCGACAGCGCCGGGATGACGGCATCCGTCGTCTATCAGACGACGGACGGCTCGGCATTCACGGACGAGCAGAAGCAGGCGATCTCGGATGTCGCGGCCAGCGCCGAGGACCTCGACGACGTCGCGACCGTGCTCGACCCGTTCGATGCCCAGCAGCAGCAGGACGAGAACGCCCAGCAGCTCGCCGACGGGCAGAAGCAGATCGACGACGGGGGAGCTCAGCTCGACGACGGCCAGGCGCAGCTCGATGCCGGCAAGGCGCAGCTCGACGCGGCGCAGGAGCAGCTGACGGCTGCGCGTGCGCAGGCCGAGGCCGCCGGTGCCGGTGCCGAGCAGCTTGCGGCGCTCGACCAGCAGCAGGCGCAGCTCGACGCGCAGACGGCGGCGCTGCAGGAGCAGCAGGACACGCTGGATGCCTCGCGGGCCGAACTGGACGACAAGGCCGTTCAGGTCGAGCAGGGCACGGTCCTCCTGGGTCTCGCCGACGGCATCGGCGTGGTCTCGGAGGACGGGTCGACCGCGATCGTCAACGTCACGTTCGACGAGACCCGGCTGGAACTGCCGGAAGGTGCGAAGCAGTCGGTGATCGACCACTTCGAGGCGGAGCCGATCAACGGCGTGCAGGTCTACTTCGGAACCGAGCTGGCACAGGGCGTCCCGGAGCTCTTCGGTGTCGGCGAGGCGATCGGCCTCGTCTTCGCCGCGATCGTGCTGATCGTGACGCTCGGGTCGCTCATCGCGGCGTCACTCCCGATCGTCACGGCGCTCGTCGGCGTCGCGGTCGGTGTGACCTCGTCGCTCGCGTTCTCGGGGGTAGTGAATATGGCGTCGGTGACGCCCGTGCTCGGCGTCATGCTGGGCCTCGCGGTGGGCATCGACTACTCGCTCTTCATCGTTTATCGCCATCGCAAGCAGTTGATCCGCGGCGTGCCGGTGCAGGAGTCCATCGGGCTGGCTACGGGCACGGCCGGAACCGCGGTGGTGTTCGCCGGATCCACTGTGATTGTGGCGCTCATGGCGCTCAATGTCACCGGAATCCCGTTCCTCGGACTGATGGGCACCGTCGGCGCGGTGTGCGTCGCGGTCGCCGTGCTCGTCGCGATCACGCTGGCACCCGCCATCCTGGGGCTCGTCGGCACCCGCCTGCTCCGCCGTAAGGCTCGCGCCCGGATCGGCAGCGAGCGCGCTGCACACCGGGCCACGAAGGCGATCACGCCGATGTCGACGCTCCGCGCGATCCTCACCGTGCTCGGCGCTGTTGCGCTGCTGCTGGTCATCGCCATTCCGTCGATGTCGATGCGGCTCGGTCTGCCTGACGGCTCGAGCGAGCCGGCCGGCTCGACCAGCTACCAGGCCTTCCAGATCATAGAGGAGGAGTTCGGCGCGGGCGCCAACGGTCCGCTGCTGGTCACGGCGACGGCCGCCGATCCGATCAGCGACGACGACATCCTGGCGACGCAGGTCGAGGTCGCGCAGCAGCTCGCGGATCTCGACGACGTGGCCGCCGTCGCGCCGATCGCGACATCCGACGACAACACGCTTCTCGCGTTCCAGGTCGTTCCCGAAGAGGGCCCGAACAGCGAGTCGACCGAGCGGCTCGTGCAGGACATCCGGGCGCTTCCGCCAGTCGACGACCTCACGATCGGCGTCGCGGGCCAGGCCGCGAGCAACATCGACATCTCGCAGGCGCTGAGCGACGCGCTCCCGATCTACCTCGTCGTCGTGGTCGGGCTGTCGTTCCTCATCATGATCCTGGTGTTCCGGTCGCTGCTGGTCCCGCTCATCGCGACCGGCGGCTTCGTGCTGTCGCTGTTTGCGACCTACGGCCTGATCGTCAGCGTCTTCCAATACGGCTGGGGAGCGTCGCTGATCGGCGTGCACAGCACCGGGCCGATCCTGAGCTTCCTGCCGGTGATCCTGGTCGGCATCCTGTTCGGGCTCGCCATGGACTATCAGCTCTTCCTCGCCTCGGGTATGCGCGAGGCGTTCGTGCACGGATCGCCCGCGAAGCTGGCGGTGGCGCAGGGCTTCCGCGCAGGTCGCTCGGTCGTCACGGCTGCGGCGCTCATCATGGTGTCGGTCTTCGGCGGATTCATCTTCTCGGACTCGACGATGATCCGCTCGATCGGCTTCGGCCTCGCGTTCGGCGTGCTGCTCGACGCGTTCGTGGTGCGGATGCTGCTCATGCCGGCGCTGATGCACCTGCTCGGCCGGTCGGCCTGGTGGCTGCCGCGGTGGCTCGACCACATCATGCCGAACGTCGACCTCGAGGGCGCCTCGCTCGAGCGTGACCACCCCGGCATGCAGGTCGGTGGCGTCCCGCACACCGTATAG
- a CDS encoding FadR/GntR family transcriptional regulator yields MAVTDEAIQKIREMITSGDLGPGDRLPPEKELSERLGLSRNSLREAVKALEVIRVLDVRRGDGTYVTSLEPRLLLEAMSFVVDLHTDRSVLEIFGVRRILEPAAAALAARQLSPETSARLEHLMDETDAVAGVEDLVEHDLEFHQAIVEASGNEYLSRLVESMSSATVRARIWRGITQQGATDRTIAEHRGILDALQRGDSRLAEALMLTHIAGIEAWLRDAS; encoded by the coding sequence ATGGCCGTGACGGATGAAGCGATCCAGAAGATCCGCGAGATGATCACCTCGGGCGATCTCGGGCCGGGCGATCGGCTTCCGCCCGAGAAGGAGCTCAGCGAACGGCTGGGCCTCTCGCGCAACTCGCTCCGCGAGGCGGTGAAGGCGCTCGAGGTCATCCGCGTGCTCGACGTGCGGCGCGGTGACGGCACCTACGTCACGAGCCTCGAGCCGCGGCTGCTGCTCGAGGCGATGTCGTTCGTCGTCGACCTGCACACCGACCGCTCCGTGCTCGAGATCTTCGGAGTGCGCCGCATCCTCGAGCCTGCCGCGGCGGCACTCGCCGCGCGCCAGCTCAGTCCTGAGACGTCGGCCCGGCTCGAGCACCTGATGGACGAGACCGACGCGGTGGCAGGCGTCGAAGACCTCGTTGAGCACGACCTCGAGTTCCACCAGGCGATCGTCGAGGCATCCGGCAACGAGTACTTGAGCCGACTCGTCGAGTCGATGTCGAGTGCGACCGTGCGCGCGCGGATCTGGCGCGGTATCACGCAGCAGGGTGCCACCGACCGCACGATCGCCGAGCATCGTGGCATCCTGGACGCGCTGCAGCGCGGCGATTCCCGCCTCGCCGAAGCCCTCATGCTCACCCACATCGCCGGCATCGAGGCCTGGCTTCGAGATGCCTCATGA
- a CDS encoding L-rhamnose mutarotase, which produces MRIALHSVIREGAIDEYRSHHARVPDELVELFERAGIRDWTIWRSGDRLFHLVDCDDFDHAMTIVGADPANERWQADIGRFVEEFRGPDGDTSFTPIEAVWSLATQRATGANA; this is translated from the coding sequence ATGCGCATCGCACTTCACTCCGTGATCCGCGAGGGTGCGATCGACGAATATCGGTCTCACCATGCCCGCGTGCCGGACGAGCTGGTCGAGCTGTTCGAACGCGCGGGCATTCGCGACTGGACCATCTGGCGGTCGGGCGACCGCCTGTTCCACCTCGTCGACTGCGACGACTTCGACCATGCGATGACGATCGTCGGCGCCGACCCGGCGAACGAGCGCTGGCAGGCGGACATCGGGCGTTTCGTCGAGGAGTTCCGCGGTCCGGACGGTGACACGTCCTTCACGCCGATCGAGGCAGTGTGGAGTCTCGCCACCCAGCGGGCGACGGGCGCGAACGCGTGA
- a CDS encoding amidohydrolase family protein, whose protein sequence is MTAVDTHVHIWDPRLLDYPWLRGADALDAPFLPADFPSVRTERVVFVQADCAPAQALDEASWVAGLAPEWPQLAGIVAGADLRSPELEQHLDSLSEIGLVVGVRHLLQGEPVERLSEPALRRGLGALAARGFTFDACIQHPQLGALIELLDRIPQLQVVLDHLGKPPVEEGMAGDAGRRWSDGIRRLAEREGTFVKLSGLPAETADRAAYEAHAADFLAVALDAFGPERAMLGSDWPVSARVGVGESPLAWTERVRVATSVDAREWDLIAGETGSRFYRLSETP, encoded by the coding sequence GTGACCGCGGTCGACACCCACGTCCATATCTGGGATCCGCGTCTGCTCGACTACCCCTGGCTCCGGGGCGCGGACGCGCTCGACGCACCATTCCTCCCCGCCGACTTTCCGTCCGTCCGTACGGAGCGGGTGGTCTTCGTCCAGGCTGATTGCGCGCCGGCCCAGGCTCTCGACGAGGCCAGCTGGGTCGCCGGTCTGGCGCCGGAGTGGCCGCAGCTCGCGGGCATCGTCGCCGGTGCCGACCTGCGTTCGCCCGAGCTCGAACAGCACCTGGACTCCCTTTCCGAGATCGGGCTCGTCGTCGGGGTGCGCCATCTGCTGCAGGGCGAGCCGGTCGAGCGACTCTCGGAGCCCGCACTGCGGCGGGGCCTCGGGGCGCTCGCAGCCCGGGGCTTCACGTTCGACGCGTGCATCCAGCATCCACAGCTCGGTGCGCTGATCGAGCTGCTCGATCGGATTCCGCAGCTGCAGGTCGTGCTCGATCACCTCGGCAAACCGCCCGTCGAGGAGGGCATGGCGGGCGATGCGGGCAGGCGATGGTCGGACGGGATCCGTCGACTCGCCGAGCGCGAGGGGACGTTCGTGAAACTCTCCGGTCTGCCCGCGGAGACGGCCGACCGCGCCGCGTACGAAGCCCATGCCGCAGACTTCCTCGCTGTCGCACTCGACGCCTTCGGCCCGGAGCGAGCCATGCTCGGCAGCGACTGGCCGGTGAGCGCCCGCGTCGGCGTCGGCGAGTCGCCCCTGGCCTGGACCGAGCGGGTCCGCGTGGCGACATCGGTCGATGCGCGCGAGTGGGACCTCATCGCAGGTGAAACGGGCTCGCGCTTCTATCGCCTGAGTGAGACGCCCTGA
- a CDS encoding aldo/keto reductase: MSVELPRLGLGAAPLGNLYKEIDDDRAFATLDAAWDAGIRYFDTAPHYGLGLSEQRLGRFLRDKPRDEYVVSTKVGRLLEPNPAHAGGRDLDNGFDVPDSLVRRFDPTLTGVRRSLEDSLERLGLDRVDILFLHDPDVYDLDWGLSEGLPALATLRGEGLVDAIGVGVNDSAAATRAVVEGDLDVVMIAGRYTLLEQTAAADLLPACAERGVRIVDAAVFNSGLLATSDPGAGARYNYGDVPDDILERARALARVCTEFGVELPTAALQFPLRNPLVATVVMGTANPASVAENVARMSLPIPDELWRALVDRELVSDPVLSS, translated from the coding sequence GTGAGCGTCGAACTCCCCCGGCTGGGCCTCGGCGCAGCGCCGCTCGGAAACCTCTACAAGGAGATCGACGACGACCGGGCGTTCGCGACTCTGGACGCGGCGTGGGATGCCGGCATCCGCTACTTCGACACGGCACCGCACTACGGGCTCGGGCTGTCGGAGCAGCGGCTCGGCAGGTTCCTGCGCGACAAGCCTCGCGACGAGTACGTCGTGTCGACGAAGGTCGGACGCCTCCTCGAGCCCAATCCGGCCCATGCAGGCGGCCGAGACCTCGACAACGGATTCGATGTGCCCGACAGCCTGGTCCGCCGCTTCGACCCGACTCTCACCGGGGTCCGGCGATCGCTCGAGGACTCGCTCGAACGCTTGGGCCTCGACCGGGTCGACATCCTCTTTCTCCACGACCCCGACGTGTACGACCTCGACTGGGGCCTCTCCGAAGGCCTCCCCGCCTTGGCAACGCTCCGCGGCGAGGGTCTGGTCGATGCCATCGGCGTCGGCGTCAACGACTCCGCCGCCGCCACGAGAGCCGTCGTCGAGGGCGACCTCGACGTGGTGATGATCGCCGGACGCTACACGCTCCTCGAACAGACCGCCGCAGCCGACCTCCTGCCTGCGTGCGCCGAGCGTGGTGTACGCATCGTCGACGCCGCGGTGTTCAACTCCGGCCTGCTCGCCACCAGCGACCCGGGTGCGGGCGCGCGCTACAACTACGGCGACGTGCCCGACGACATCCTCGAGCGCGCCCGGGCCCTGGCGCGGGTCTGCACCGAGTTCGGCGTTGAGCTGCCCACCGCTGCCCTGCAGTTCCCGCTCCGCAATCCGCTCGTCGCGACGGTCGTCATGGGAACCGCGAACCCGGCCTCGGTCGCCGAGAACGTCGCACGGATGTCGTTGCCGATCCCGGACGAACTGTGGCGGGCGCTGGTCGATCGCGAGCTCGTCAGCGACCCCGTGCTCAGCAGCTGA
- a CDS encoding L-fuconate dehydratase yields the protein MPVITAVETFDIRFPTSLSLDGSDAMNPDPDYSAAYVVIRSDAPDGLEGHGFVFTIGRGNDVEVAAIDALRDHLLGQDLDALLGDMGATARLLLHDSQLRWLGPEKGVMHMAIGAVLNALWDLRAKRAGLPLWLHLSRLSPAEIVSLVDFRYLTDALTPDEALEILEASEPHREERIARLLEAGYPAYTTSPGWLGYSDEKLARLCREAVADGFTQIKLKVGADLEDDRRRLRIARANVPAGYPIAIDANQRWDVAPAIEWVNALKEFDPAWIEEPTSPDDILGHAAIARGIAPIRVATGEHVQNRVVFKQLLQAGGVDILQIDATRVGGVNENIANLLLAAKFGIPVCPHAGGVGLCEAVQHLSMFDFVAVTGSVDGRMIEYVDHLHEHFVTPVEIRSGNYLAPLAPGAGTEMHRASIADYTWNAVDSEVGA from the coding sequence ATGCCTGTCATCACCGCCGTCGAGACTTTCGACATCCGGTTCCCCACTTCGCTCAGCCTCGACGGCTCCGACGCGATGAACCCCGACCCTGATTATTCTGCGGCGTACGTCGTGATCCGCTCCGACGCCCCCGACGGACTCGAAGGGCACGGCTTCGTCTTCACGATCGGACGAGGCAACGACGTCGAGGTCGCTGCGATCGATGCCCTGCGCGATCACCTCCTCGGGCAGGACCTCGATGCGCTCCTCGGCGACATGGGCGCCACGGCGCGGCTGCTCCTCCACGACTCCCAGCTCCGCTGGCTCGGCCCCGAGAAGGGCGTCATGCACATGGCGATCGGCGCCGTGCTGAATGCCCTGTGGGACCTCCGCGCCAAGCGAGCCGGCCTACCGCTCTGGCTGCACCTCAGTCGGCTGAGCCCCGCCGAGATCGTCTCGCTCGTGGACTTCCGGTACCTCACCGACGCGCTCACGCCCGACGAGGCGCTAGAGATCCTCGAGGCGAGCGAGCCCCACCGTGAAGAGCGGATCGCACGCCTGCTCGAAGCGGGCTACCCCGCTTACACGACCTCGCCCGGGTGGCTCGGCTACTCCGACGAGAAGCTCGCGCGGCTCTGCCGCGAGGCCGTCGCCGACGGGTTCACGCAGATCAAGCTGAAGGTCGGCGCCGACCTCGAGGACGATCGGCGACGCCTGCGGATCGCCCGCGCCAACGTGCCTGCCGGCTATCCGATCGCGATCGACGCCAACCAGAGATGGGATGTCGCGCCGGCGATCGAATGGGTCAACGCGCTCAAGGAGTTCGACCCGGCGTGGATCGAGGAGCCCACCAGCCCGGACGACATCCTCGGCCACGCGGCGATCGCGCGTGGCATTGCACCGATCCGGGTGGCGACCGGCGAACACGTGCAGAATCGGGTCGTCTTCAAGCAGCTGCTGCAGGCGGGCGGAGTCGACATCCTGCAGATCGACGCGACGCGTGTCGGCGGCGTCAACGAGAACATCGCGAACCTGCTGCTCGCGGCGAAGTTCGGCATCCCGGTCTGCCCCCACGCCGGCGGCGTCGGGCTGTGCGAGGCGGTGCAGCACCTGTCCATGTTCGACTTCGTCGCCGTGACCGGCTCGGTCGACGGTCGGATGATCGAATACGTCGACCACCTTCACGAGCACTTCGTGACGCCGGTCGAGATCCGCTCCGGCAACTACCTCGCGCCCCTGGCGCCGGGAGCAGGCACCGAGATGCACCGCGCCTCGATCGCCGACTACACCTGGAACGCCGTCGACTCAGAGGTGGGCGCGTGA